The following proteins are encoded in a genomic region of Tigriopus californicus strain San Diego chromosome 6, Tcal_SD_v2.1, whole genome shotgun sequence:
- the LOC131882179 gene encoding chromosome transmission fidelity protein 8 homolog produces MQIFLRAPSGPEEDAPRDWALLEMQGDLESRIGDLNMSEKFIGDLHYTKAGVPVLIIGHHILYGKVQQLDKPLVAMRKVSQNDEHMEAYPTQTEYLVQAIIEKKLLFKTRPKPIIANVAKKI; encoded by the exons ATGCAGATTTTCCTCCGGGCTCCCTCTGGACCCGAAGAAGACGCCCCGAGAGATTGGGCCTTACTCGAAATGCAG GGCGATCTGGAGTCCCGTATCGGGGATTTGAACATGTCCGAGAAGTTCATCGGCGACCTTCACTACACCAAAGCCGGTGTACCCGTGCTTATCATTGGGCATCACATCTTGTACGGCAAGGTCCAGCAACTCGATAAACCCTTGGTGGCCATGCGAAAAGTTAGCCAG AACGATGAGCACATGGAGGCCTACCCAACTCAAACCGAATACCTGGTTCAAGCCATCATCGAGAAGAAACTCCTATTCAAAACCAGACCCAAACCCATCATCGCTAATGTAGCTAAGAAAATATAG
- the LOC131881957 gene encoding protein obstructor-E-like, translating into MVFFVLLGLASTFVVGALSQGCPENYGVQTYPHEEYCDKFYLCVNGTFTEETCENGLVFDGHGHVHNHCNYNWQVDCGKRIYDDTPISSPGCLYQYGIYPVGEGCQKTFFKCAAGVAYETPCQRGTVYNNEYHSCGYPDETPGCEDLSESVIGFKCPDAHELPPNAVARRFLPYPRFPLPDDKSAYIVCVYNKPRIQNCGYDSYFDEQTLSCVYADHQVGGGIGQF; encoded by the exons ATGGTCTTCTTTGTTCTGTTGGGACTTGCGTCCACCTTCGTGGTTGGAGCCTTGAGCCAAGGCTGTCCGGAAAATTACGGAGTTCAAACCTATCCTCATGAGGAATACTGTGATAAATTCTACCTG TGCGTCAATGGCACCTTCACTGAAGAGACCTGCGAGAATGGCCTCGTGTTCGATGGTCATGGTCATGTTCACAATCATTGCAACTACAACTGGCAAGTAGATTGCGGCAAGAGGATCTACGACGACACGCCCATTTCATCGCCTGGATGTCTCTACCAATACGGCATTTACCCCGTGGGCGAGGGATGCCAAAAGACCTTTTTCAAG TGTGCCGCGGGTGTGGCTTATGAAACCCCTTGCCAAAGAGGCACCGTGTACAACAACGAATATCACAGCTGTGGATATCCCGATGAGACCCCCGGATGTGAGGATTTGAGCGAATCTGTCATTGGCTTCAAGTGCCCTGATGCCCATGAGCTTCCCCCAAATGCTGTGGCCCGACG ATTCTTGCCTTATCCCCGATTCCCATTGCCTGATGATAAGAGTGCCTACATCGTGTGCGTTTACAACAAGCCCAGGATCCAGAACTGTGGTTACGACAGCTACTTTGATGAGCAAACCTTGAGTTGTGTGTATGCTGATCATCAAGTGGGAGGTGGTATTGGTCAATTCTAA